The following are encoded in a window of Camarhynchus parvulus chromosome 1A, STF_HiC, whole genome shotgun sequence genomic DNA:
- the DMTF1 gene encoding cyclin-D-binding Myb-like transcription factor 1, with product MSTVEEESDTVTVETVNSVTLTQDTEGNLILHCPQNEADEVDSEDSSEPPHKRLCLSEDDQSLDDSTPCISVVAVPISENDQSFEVTMTATAEVAEDEINEGTVTQIQILQNEQLDEISPMGNEEVSAVSQAWFTTKEDKDSLTNKGHKWKQGMWSKEEIDILMSNIERYLKARGIKDATEIIFEMSKDERKDFYRTIAWGLNRPLFAVYRRVLRMYDDRNHVGKYTPEEIEKLKELRVKHGNDWATIGAALGRSASSVKDRCRLMKDTCNTGKWTEKEEKRLAEVVHELTSTEPGDIVTQGVSWAAVAERVGTRSEKQCRSKWLNYLNWKQSGGTEWTKEDEINLILRIAELEVSDENDINWDLLAEGWSSVRSPQWLRSKWWTIKRQIANHKDVSFPVLIKGLKQLHENQKNNPGHQLAENKCGSGLANSNSSSGVQHVQIRVARLEESTGSAPSPMAALQIPVQITHVSSTDSPAATVDSETITLNSGTLQTFEILPSFHLQPTGTPGTYLLQTSSSQGLPLTLTTSPTMTLTAAAAPASPEQIIVHALSPEHLLNTSDNVTVQCHTPSVIIRTVAAEDISSSVTQTELTVDADIQSADLTDPPDTLGTNTFPHDIHQSKLSDEEQSAYNEDDASKFSSRNSRELMDGVMVRTEEEIADASLKQNEDSHSGLPSTYVTEDLGSPTIEEQVDQPTIDDETVLIVPSSHGFIQATDDMDNESVLPLTTLTDPILQHHGDGSHIIGSSLGSPDSEDSKDVEDLVSCP from the exons ATGAGCACAGTTGAAGAAGAGTCTGACACAGTGACAGTAGAAACCGTGAACTCTGTGACTTTGACTCAGGATACTGAAGGGAACCTAATTCTCCATTGCCCTCAAAATG AAGCTGATGAAGTAGACTCTGAAGACAGCTCTGAACCTCCACACAAGAGGCTTTGCTTATCAGAGGATGATCAAAGCCTTGATGATTCTACTCCATGCATTTCTGTTGTTGCAGTTCCAA TTTCAGAAAATGACCAGAGCTTTGAGGTGACCATGACTGCTACCGCTGAGGTAGCTGAAGATGAGATTAATGAAGGAACTGTTACCCAGATTCAG ATTCTTCAGAATGAGCAGTTGGATGAAATCTCCCCAATGGGCAATGAAGAAGTATCAGCTGTTAGCCAAGCCTGGTTCACAACCAAAGAGGATAAGGATTCTCTAACCAATAAAG GCCATAAGTGGAAGCAAGGGATGTGGTCAAAGGAAGAAATTGACATTTTGATGAGTAACATTGAGCGTTATTTAAAG GCCCGTGGAATAAAAGATGCCactgaaattatatttgaaatgtcaaaagatgaaagaaaagatttctaCAGGACAATAGCTTGGGGTCTGAATCGGCCTCTCTTTGCTGTCTATAGAAGAGTTCTTCGCATGTATGATGACAGAAACCATGTTGGAAA GTATACTCCTGAGGAAATTGAAAAGCTTAAAGA GCTGAGAGTAAAGCATGGTAATGATTGGGCCACAAtaggagctgccctggggagaagTGCTTCATCTGTAAAGGATCGGTGTAGACTGATGAAGGATACCTGCAACACAG GAAAGTggacagagaaagaagagaaaagactGGCAGAAGTAGTGCACGAGCTGACAAGCACAGAGCCAGGTGACATTGTCACCCAaggtgtgtcctgggctgcGGTGGCAGAGCGGGTCGGGACGCGCTCAGAGAAGCAGTGCCGCTCTAAATGGCTCAACTATCTCAACTGGAAACAAAGTGGAGGCACCGAGTGGACCAAGGAGGATGAAATAAATCTGATCTTGAG GATAGCGGAACTTGAAGTTTCTGATGAAAATGACATCAATTGGGACTTACTGGCTGAGGGATGGAGTAGTGTCCGCTCCCCACAGTGGCTCCGGAGTAAATGGTGGACCATTAAAAGACAGATTGCAAACCACAAAGACGTTTCGTTCCCTG tgCTGATAAAGGGTCTTAAACAGCTCCACGAGAACCAAAAAAACAATCCAGGGCACCAGCTTGCAGAGAACAAATGTGGCAGTGGCTTAGCAAACAGTAACTCCAGCTCGGGGGTGCAGCACGTGCAGATCCGCGTGGCTCGCTTGGAGGAGAGCACGGGcagcgcccccagccccatggcagctctgcagatccCAGTGCAGATCACCCATGTCT CCTCAACCGATTCCCCTGCTGCTACTGTTGACTCTGAGACAATAACACTGAACAGTGGAACACTACAGACCTTTGAGATTCTTCCA TCTTTCCACCTCCAGCCGACTGGGACGCCAGGTACCTACTTACTGCAGACAAGCTCGAGCCAAGGGCTCCCTTTAACGCTGACAACGAGTCCCACCATGACCCTGACGGCCgcggcagctccagcctccccGGAGCAGATCATCGTTCACGCCTTATCT CCAGAGCATTTGTTAAACACAAGTGACAACGTCACAGTGCAGTGCCACACGCCGAGTGTCATAATCCGCACCGTTGCTGCTGAAGACATCTCCTCCTCTGTCACCCAGACAGAACTGACTGTGGATGCAGACATTCAGTCAGCTGACCTGACAGATCCTCCAGACACCCTAGGAACAAATACTTTCCCACATGATATCCATCAGTCCAAGCTGAGTGACGAAGAGCAGTCAGCCTACAACGAAGATGATGCTTCCAAATTTAGCAGCAGGAATAGTAGAGAACTGATGGATGGAGTTATGGTAAGAACAGAGGAGGAGATTGCTGATGCTAGCCTGAAACAGAATGAGGATTCTCACTCTGGTTTACCCAGCACTTACGTTACTGAG GACCTGGGTTCCCCAACAATAGAAGAACAAGTTGATCAGCCTACAATAGATGATGAGACTGTGCTTATTGTTCCTTCTTCCCATGGTTTTATCCAGGCAACAGATGATATGGATAATGAATCAGTCTTGCCCTTGACAACTCTCACAG ATCCTATCCTACAGCACCATGGAGATGGGTCACACATTATTGGCTCATCGTTGGGCAGTCCTGACTCAGAAGATTCAAAGGATGTTGAGGATTTAGTGAGCTGTCcctga